A window from Prochlorococcus marinus CUG1435 encodes these proteins:
- a CDS encoding DUP family protein, producing the protein MKNKKVGSDPIDNLEYEKVLEEEIINSYESKFLKDTQADKKKTKFYRLKRTPLEILNRTFFFFFIGSFLFSLFLAYSESKLWFILYVISALSCVFYTPNRKALKELIAAWPNIEDLIKGRSLWRKGK; encoded by the coding sequence ATGAAAAATAAAAAGGTTGGTAGTGATCCAATTGATAATTTAGAGTACGAAAAAGTTCTAGAAGAAGAAATAATTAATTCATACGAAAGTAAATTTCTGAAAGATACTCAAGCAGACAAAAAAAAGACCAAATTTTACAGACTTAAAAGAACTCCATTAGAAATACTAAATAGGACATTTTTCTTTTTCTTTATTGGAAGTTTTCTTTTCTCTTTGTTTTTAGCTTATTCAGAAAGTAAGTTATGGTTCATACTTTATGTAATAAGTGCATTGTCATGTGTTTTCTATACTCCTAATAGAAAAGCACTTAAAGAATTAATAGCAGCTTGGCCAAATATAGAGGATCTCATTAAAGGAAGGAGTTTGTGGAGAAAAGGCAAGTAA
- a CDS encoding DUF1499 domain-containing protein, with translation MVSSIQGLAPITNPLNSVLIEKKLINVDQKFIQLVSLAEGLPRTEVIESGRNYWRGVCRSLIFRFPDDLEILKLDVRSYVDRSKGIIQIRSAARLGQSDLGVNLRRVEYLFNQLEKF, from the coding sequence ATGGTTTCCTCCATTCAAGGTCTTGCTCCAATAACTAATCCATTAAATAGTGTCTTAATAGAAAAGAAACTAATAAATGTTGATCAAAAGTTCATTCAACTTGTCTCTCTAGCAGAAGGATTACCTCGTACAGAAGTCATCGAAAGTGGAAGGAATTATTGGAGAGGTGTTTGTAGAAGCTTAATTTTTAGATTTCCTGATGACCTTGAAATTTTAAAGCTTGATGTAAGAAGTTATGTAGATAGATCAAAAGGAATCATTCAAATAAGATCTGCAGCAAGATTAGGTCAATCAGATTTAGGCGTTAATCTAAGAAGAGTGGAATACTTGTTTAATCAATTAGAGAAATTTTAA